A single window of Cytobacillus dafuensis DNA harbors:
- the floA gene encoding flotillin-like protein FloA (flotillin-like protein involved in membrane lipid rafts): protein MLEAGSVLVIVVVVLAIILLGVLFTFVPVMLWISALAAGVKVSIFTLIGMRLRRVIPSRVINPLIKAHKAGIDVTTNQLESHYLAGGNVDRVVNALIAAHRANIDLKFERSAAIDLAGRDVLEAVQMSVNPNVIETPFIAGVAMDGIEVKAKARITVRANIDRLVGGAGEETVVARVGEGIVSTIGSSESHKKVLENPDMISRTVLAKGLDSGTAFEILSIDIADVDIGKNIGAHLQTEQAEADKKIAQAKAEERRAMAVATEQEMKSKVEEMKAKVVEAEAQVPLAMAEALRTGNIGVMDYMNIKNISADTDMRDSIGRINDDHKDEGKK, encoded by the coding sequence ATGTTGGAAGCAGGCTCGGTACTTGTAATAGTTGTTGTTGTTCTTGCTATTATTCTTTTAGGTGTGTTATTTACCTTTGTTCCGGTCATGCTGTGGATATCTGCACTAGCTGCAGGTGTTAAAGTGAGTATCTTTACTCTGATCGGTATGAGGCTTCGTCGTGTCATTCCAAGTCGTGTCATTAATCCTTTAATTAAAGCGCATAAGGCTGGAATTGATGTAACGACAAATCAGTTGGAGAGTCATTATTTAGCTGGTGGGAATGTTGATCGTGTTGTTAATGCATTAATTGCCGCACATCGTGCAAATATTGATTTAAAGTTTGAACGTAGTGCCGCTATCGATCTAGCAGGACGTGATGTTCTTGAAGCAGTTCAAATGAGTGTTAATCCAAATGTTATTGAAACACCATTTATTGCAGGAGTTGCAATGGATGGGATTGAAGTAAAGGCGAAGGCTAGAATTACAGTTAGAGCTAATATAGACCGTCTAGTTGGTGGAGCAGGTGAGGAAACGGTTGTTGCGCGTGTAGGTGAAGGGATTGTTTCTACAATCGGTTCATCCGAAAGTCATAAAAAAGTTCTTGAAAATCCAGATATGATATCTCGTACTGTCCTCGCAAAAGGGTTAGATTCAGGAACAGCTTTTGAAATTCTCTCTATTGATATTGCAGATGTTGATATCGGCAAAAATATCGGTGCACATTTGCAAACTGAACAAGCTGAAGCAGACAAAAAAATAGCACAAGCGAAAGCAGAAGAACGCCGTGCTATGGCCGTAGCCACAGAGCAGGAAATGAAATCAAAAGTAGAGGAAATGAAAGCAAAAGTTGTTGAGGCAGAGGCTCAAGTACCACTTGCGATGGCTGAAGCACTTCGTACAGGAAATATTGGTGTAATGGATTATATGAATATTAAAAACATTTCAGCTGATACGGATATGAGAGATTCTATCGGCAGAATTAACGATGATCATAAAGATGAAGGTAAAAAATAA
- a CDS encoding NfeD family protein: MGEGERLRFRRILIIFSFLFAFILMMGAPSKGNTDHEIIYIVPIHETVENGLYAFLNRAIQSAEEDQASAIIFDIDTPGGAVDAAGKIGKLLTSTNVKTISFVNKQALSAGAYISLNTDEIYMSPGSTFGSAAIIDHQGNTAGKKVESYWFKAMEEAAKQNNRDPKYALAMADESVHLPNVGAPRGKLLTLGADEAKKINYSEGTFNNIDELIKHLGYENAKVHKVEESFAEKLARFITHPVVIPILLSIASLGLVLELYSPGFGVAGFMGLTALLLFFYGHLVAGLAGYETLILFIIGIGLIIAEFFLPGAVAGLLGVAAVLGSLFLASENVIHMGISILIAIGVAILALILMVKVFGKKMSIFKKIILTDATKTEEGYVSNKSRLELIGLEGYALTALRPSGTVVIEDERIDVVSEGGFILKDARVRVVKAEGSRIVVREIPNLDK; the protein is encoded by the coding sequence ATGGGGGAGGGGGAAAGATTGAGATTTAGAAGGATATTAATTATTTTTTCATTTCTTTTTGCGTTTATCTTAATGATGGGTGCCCCATCTAAAGGAAATACGGATCATGAAATCATCTATATTGTGCCCATTCACGAAACGGTAGAAAACGGGCTATATGCCTTTTTAAACAGAGCTATTCAGTCGGCTGAGGAAGATCAAGCATCTGCTATCATTTTTGATATAGATACTCCTGGCGGGGCTGTAGATGCGGCTGGGAAAATCGGAAAACTATTAACCTCAACAAATGTGAAAACGATTTCATTTGTTAATAAACAGGCTTTATCCGCAGGTGCATATATTTCTTTAAATACAGATGAAATCTATATGTCTCCAGGGTCAACTTTTGGATCTGCAGCAATCATTGATCATCAAGGAAATACTGCTGGTAAGAAGGTTGAATCCTATTGGTTTAAAGCAATGGAAGAGGCTGCAAAACAAAATAACAGAGATCCGAAATATGCCCTTGCCATGGCGGATGAATCTGTTCATTTGCCTAATGTTGGAGCACCAAGAGGAAAGCTGTTAACTTTAGGAGCAGACGAGGCTAAAAAGATCAATTACTCAGAAGGAACATTTAACAATATCGATGAATTAATAAAGCATCTAGGGTATGAAAATGCCAAAGTTCATAAAGTAGAAGAGAGCTTTGCGGAAAAACTGGCACGATTTATTACTCATCCTGTTGTGATTCCGATCTTGCTGTCAATTGCAAGTCTAGGACTAGTTCTTGAACTTTACTCACCAGGCTTTGGAGTAGCTGGATTTATGGGATTAACAGCATTGCTATTGTTCTTTTATGGACATTTAGTTGCTGGACTGGCAGGTTATGAAACGCTTATCCTGTTTATCATTGGAATTGGATTGATCATTGCAGAGTTTTTCCTCCCAGGGGCAGTAGCAGGGCTACTTGGCGTGGCAGCTGTCTTGGGCAGTTTATTTTTAGCATCAGAAAATGTCATTCATATGGGAATTTCTATTTTAATTGCAATTGGTGTTGCTATCTTGGCATTGATACTAATGGTAAAGGTGTTTGGTAAAAAGATGAGTATATTTAAGAAAATAATTCTAACCGACGCAACGAAAACGGAAGAAGGTTATGTATCAAATAAAAGCAGGCTTGAGCTTATAGGATTGGAAGGCTATGCTTTGACAGCACTTCGTCCATCGGGAACTGTTGTCATTGAAGATGAACGAATTGATGTCGTAAGTGAAGGTGGATTTATATTAAAAGATGCGAGAGTTCGTGTTGTGAAAGCAGAAGGTTCCCGTATTGTTGTAAGAGAAATACCTAATTTAGATAAATAA
- a CDS encoding GatB/YqeY domain-containing protein has translation MSLLERLNEDIKQAMRNKEKDKLTVIRMIKASIQNEAIKLGADLSEEQELTVLSREVKQRKDSLHEFDKAGREDLVEKIRSELQFVELYMPKQLSEEEVSKIVQETIAETGAKSKADMGKVMAAIMPKVKGKADGALVNKLVQQHLS, from the coding sequence ATGAGTCTTCTCGAACGTTTAAATGAGGATATAAAACAAGCGATGAGGAACAAAGAAAAAGATAAGCTTACTGTAATTCGGATGATTAAAGCTTCGATACAAAATGAAGCTATTAAGCTTGGAGCAGATTTATCCGAGGAGCAAGAGCTTACTGTCCTTTCTCGCGAAGTTAAACAACGCAAGGATTCCCTCCATGAATTTGATAAAGCAGGTCGTGAAGATCTTGTTGAAAAAATTCGTTCTGAACTTCAGTTCGTCGAATTATATATGCCTAAACAGCTATCTGAAGAAGAGGTTTCAAAAATCGTTCAAGAGACGATTGCTGAAACAGGTGCAAAATCTAAAGCCGATATGGGTAAAGTAATGGCTGCCATTATGCCGAAAGTTAAAGGTAAAGCAGATGGAGCACTTGTAAATAAACTTGTACAACAACACCTTTCATAA
- the rpsU gene encoding 30S ribosomal protein S21: MSKTVVRKNESLEDALRRFKRTVSKTGTLQEARKREFYEKPSIKRKKKSEAARKRKW, from the coding sequence ATGTCTAAAACCGTCGTTCGTAAAAACGAATCGCTTGAAGATGCTCTTCGTCGCTTTAAACGTACAGTTTCTAAAACTGGTACTTTGCAAGAAGCAAGAAAGCGCGAATTCTACGAAAAGCCTAGTATTAAACGTAAGAAAAAGTCTGAGGCTGCAAGAAAACGTAAGTGGTAA
- a CDS encoding Na/Pi symporter produces the protein MTQLILFIVFIGLFIYGMTLLRLGLFNLSADALKIWLTKLTDSPWKGLLAGIVITCILQSSSAVMVITIGLISTRLLSFPQSIGIILGTNIGTTLTTELITFDIEPFLAPIAIIGAAFLFLGKKNLRSIGLILLGIASVFAAMGGFEYLAGPLRTIEFIDELLISLDSSHIYSIFAGTFITAIIQSSTATTGIIMGFLTNGAIELDTGIAIMLGSNIGTCVTAFLASIGAGKEARLSAYAHIWLNIIGVVAFYPFIGILTNIGIHLANNPDLQLAHIGVLFNVISSLIVLPFAAPFGRLIIRIHDR, from the coding sequence TTGACCCAGCTAATTCTATTTATTGTATTTATTGGGTTATTTATTTATGGAATGACTTTACTAAGGTTAGGTCTGTTCAATTTATCTGCTGATGCATTAAAAATATGGCTGACAAAATTAACTGATTCACCATGGAAAGGCTTATTAGCTGGAATTGTCATCACTTGTATTCTACAGAGCAGCTCGGCAGTTATGGTCATTACGATAGGACTTATTTCTACAAGATTGCTTTCATTCCCTCAATCTATTGGGATTATATTAGGAACGAATATTGGCACCACTTTAACTACAGAATTAATTACATTTGATATTGAACCATTCCTTGCACCCATTGCTATAATTGGAGCGGCTTTTCTTTTTCTTGGGAAGAAAAATCTTCGAAGTATTGGGCTAATTCTTCTTGGTATTGCGTCTGTATTTGCAGCCATGGGTGGTTTTGAATATTTAGCGGGTCCTCTAAGAACGATTGAATTCATTGATGAGTTGCTTATTTCATTAGATAGTAGTCATATATATAGTATTTTTGCAGGGACTTTTATTACTGCTATCATTCAGTCCAGTACCGCTACAACCGGTATCATAATGGGTTTCCTTACAAATGGAGCAATTGAATTAGATACTGGAATAGCGATCATGCTAGGTTCGAATATCGGAACATGTGTAACAGCTTTTCTAGCTTCAATTGGTGCTGGAAAAGAAGCTAGACTTTCAGCTTATGCCCATATTTGGCTAAATATTATCGGTGTGGTTGCATTCTATCCATTCATCGGAATACTCACAAATATTGGAATTCATTTAGCTAATAACCCTGATTTACAGCTTGCACATATAGGTGTATTATTTAATGTCATTTCTTCTCTTATTGTACTTCCTTTTGCAGCGCCATTTGGGAGGCTAATCATTCGAATCCATGATCGCTAA
- the deoC gene encoding deoxyribose-phosphate aldolase, protein MTKSIAKMIDHTLLKAEATKDQIEKICAEAKEYNFASVCVNPTWVKLSSELLAGTEVKVCTVIGFPLGASTPETKAFETKNAIENGATEVDMVINVGALKGGDIELVERDIRAVVDAAKGKALTKIIIETCLLSEEEKIQVCEISVKAGADFVKTSTGFSTGGATVEDIALMRKTVGPEIGVKASGGVRSAEDAAKMIKAGATRIGASSGAAIVNGLTSDSDY, encoded by the coding sequence ATGACAAAATCAATTGCGAAAATGATCGATCATACATTGTTAAAAGCAGAAGCAACAAAAGATCAAATTGAAAAAATTTGTGCAGAAGCTAAGGAATATAATTTTGCATCAGTATGTGTTAATCCAACATGGGTAAAGCTTTCAAGTGAATTACTAGCTGGAACAGAAGTAAAAGTTTGTACAGTTATCGGTTTTCCTTTAGGTGCTTCAACGCCTGAAACAAAGGCATTTGAAACGAAAAATGCGATCGAAAATGGTGCTACAGAAGTAGATATGGTCATTAATGTAGGGGCATTAAAAGGCGGAGATATCGAATTAGTTGAAAGAGATATTCGAGCTGTTGTAGATGCGGCAAAAGGAAAAGCTTTAACTAAAATTATCATTGAAACTTGCTTGCTTTCTGAAGAGGAAAAAATCCAAGTATGCGAAATATCGGTTAAAGCTGGAGCAGATTTTGTTAAAACATCAACAGGCTTTTCTACTGGCGGAGCGACGGTTGAAGATATCGCCCTTATGAGAAAAACGGTAGGCCCCGAAATTGGAGTTAAAGCTTCTGGTGGTGTAAGAAGTGCAGAAGACGCTGCAAAGATGATTAAAGCTGGGGCTACTAGAATTGGAGCAAGCTCTGGTGCAGCCATCGTGAATGGTTTAACAAGCGATTCAGATTACTAA
- the mtaB gene encoding tRNA (N(6)-L-threonylcarbamoyladenosine(37)-C(2))-methylthiotransferase MtaB, producing MPTVAFHTLGCKVNHYETEAIWQLFKDTGYERVDFESMSDVYVINTCTVTNTGDKKSRQVIRRAIRKNPNAVICVTGCYAQTSPAEIMAIPGVDIVVGTQDRVKMLEYIEQYKEERQPINGVGNIMKNRVYEELDVPAFTDRTRASLKIQEGCNNFCTFCIIPWARGLMRSRDPEEVIRQAQQLVDSGYKEIVLTGIHTGGYGEDMKDYNLAMLLRDLEAQVKGLKRIRISSIEASQITDEVIEVINQSNMVVRHLHIPLQSGSNTVLKRMRRKYTMEFFAERLDRLKEALPGLAVTSDVIVGFPGETEEEFMETYNFIKEHKFSELHVFPYSKRTGTPAARMEDQIDEEVKNDRVHRLISLSDQLAKEYASQFEGEVLEVIPEEEYKDEANSGLYVGYSDNYLKVVFPATEEMVGQIVKVKINKAGYPYNEGQFVRVLDEIANCEETAV from the coding sequence ATGCCTACTGTTGCATTTCATACACTTGGTTGCAAGGTCAACCATTACGAAACAGAAGCTATTTGGCAATTGTTTAAAGATACAGGCTATGAACGAGTAGATTTTGAATCTATGTCAGATGTTTATGTTATTAATACTTGTACAGTTACAAATACTGGTGATAAGAAAAGCCGTCAAGTGATTCGCAGAGCGATTAGAAAAAATCCAAATGCTGTTATTTGTGTAACTGGCTGCTATGCACAAACATCTCCTGCTGAGATTATGGCAATTCCAGGTGTAGATATTGTCGTTGGAACACAAGATCGAGTGAAGATGCTTGAATACATTGAGCAATATAAAGAGGAGCGTCAGCCGATTAATGGAGTAGGAAATATCATGAAGAATCGGGTATACGAGGAGCTTGATGTGCCTGCCTTCACTGATCGTACTCGTGCTTCGTTAAAAATCCAAGAAGGTTGTAATAACTTCTGTACATTCTGCATCATTCCTTGGGCACGTGGATTAATGAGATCCAGAGATCCAGAAGAGGTTATTCGTCAGGCCCAGCAGCTCGTAGATTCTGGCTATAAAGAAATTGTCTTAACAGGAATTCATACGGGCGGCTATGGTGAAGATATGAAGGATTACAATCTTGCCATGTTACTGAGAGATTTAGAAGCGCAGGTGAAGGGATTGAAGCGTATAAGAATCTCTTCAATAGAAGCGAGTCAAATTACTGACGAAGTGATAGAAGTAATAAATCAATCTAATATGGTTGTTAGACATCTTCATATCCCACTTCAATCTGGCTCAAATACAGTATTAAAAAGAATGCGTAGAAAATACACGATGGAATTCTTTGCTGAAAGATTAGATCGTTTAAAAGAGGCGCTTCCGGGATTAGCTGTTACTTCAGATGTAATTGTAGGCTTTCCGGGCGAAACAGAAGAAGAATTTATGGAAACATACAATTTTATTAAAGAGCATAAATTCTCAGAGCTGCATGTTTTCCCTTATTCAAAACGTACAGGTACACCAGCTGCAAGAATGGAAGACCAAATTGATGAAGAAGTAAAAAATGATCGTGTACATCGATTAATATCATTATCTGATCAGCTTGCTAAAGAATATGCTTCCCAATTTGAAGGCGAAGTTCTCGAAGTAATTCCTGAGGAAGAATACAAGGATGAAGCAAATAGCGGTTTGTATGTTGGGTATTCCGATAATTATTTAAAAGTCGTTTTTCCAGCAACGGAGGAAATGGTCGGACAAATTGTAAAAGTGAAAATTAATAAAGCGGGTTATCCATATAACGAAGGACAGTTTGTACGAGTACTAGATGAAATAGCTAATTGCGAAGAAACAGCGGTATAA
- a CDS encoding 16S rRNA (uracil(1498)-N(3))-methyltransferase, producing MQRYFVNQSANDNCFTISNDDYHHIVRVMRMKKGDRLICVDSMKSSAICSIVEITDEKVIAEVVKWEEESSELPINITIVSGLPKGDKLEWIIQKGTELGAHRFIPFISARSVVKWDEKKGAKKIERWQKIAKEAAEQSHRTSLPEVMSPQNIKLLIKASEGYDYRLIAFEEDAKRGEKSVLGKTLTEIKHGQSLMIVFGPEGGLTDQEVTLFCEHGFQSCGLGPRILRTETAPLYALSAVSYHFELME from the coding sequence TTGCAGCGTTATTTTGTCAATCAATCTGCAAATGATAATTGTTTTACCATTTCAAATGATGATTACCATCACATCGTTCGTGTTATGAGAATGAAGAAAGGTGATCGACTTATCTGTGTTGATTCTATGAAATCAAGCGCTATTTGTTCAATTGTAGAAATTACCGATGAAAAAGTGATTGCAGAAGTTGTAAAATGGGAAGAAGAGTCCTCAGAATTGCCCATTAATATAACAATAGTGAGCGGACTGCCTAAAGGGGATAAGCTGGAATGGATTATTCAAAAGGGTACTGAGCTTGGAGCTCATCGGTTTATCCCTTTTATTTCAGCACGCTCAGTAGTAAAATGGGATGAGAAAAAGGGTGCTAAAAAAATAGAACGCTGGCAAAAAATCGCCAAAGAGGCCGCAGAACAGTCTCATCGCACGAGTCTTCCTGAAGTAATGAGCCCACAAAATATAAAATTATTGATAAAAGCAAGTGAGGGCTATGACTATAGATTAATTGCTTTTGAGGAGGATGCTAAGCGAGGGGAAAAGTCTGTGTTGGGGAAAACCTTAACAGAAATAAAACATGGCCAGTCACTTATGATTGTATTCGGACCTGAAGGCGGGCTAACCGATCAAGAGGTTACACTATTTTGTGAACACGGCTTTCAATCTTGCGGACTAGGCCCTCGTATATTAAGAACTGAAACAGCACCTCTTTATGCTTTATCAGCTGTTTCCTATCATTTTGAATTAATGGAGTGA
- the prmA gene encoding 50S ribosomal protein L11 methyltransferase, which translates to MKWSEISIHTTNEAVEPISNILHEAGASGVVIEDPYELVKERKDQFGEIYQLNPLDYPEDGVIVKAYLPVNSFLAETVDEIKEEINNLLLYNIDIGKNDISISEVNEEEWATAWKKYYHPVKISEKFTIVPTWEEYTSVSSDELIIELDPGMAFGTGTHPTTVMCIQALERTVKKDDSIIDVGTGSGVLSIAAAMLGAEKVTALDLDEVAVNSARENIELNKVHHVVSVAQNNLLDGVKDEVDIVVANILAEVILKFTDDVASVVKKSGYFIASGIIQQKKQDVKDAMTEAGFIIEETIQMEDWVAIIGRRQ; encoded by the coding sequence GTGAAATGGTCAGAAATCAGTATCCATACGACAAATGAGGCAGTCGAACCGATTTCGAATATTTTGCATGAAGCCGGAGCAAGCGGAGTTGTTATTGAGGATCCATATGAACTTGTAAAAGAAAGAAAAGATCAATTCGGTGAAATTTACCAGCTCAATCCATTAGACTATCCCGAAGATGGTGTAATCGTCAAAGCTTACTTGCCTGTAAATAGCTTCCTTGCTGAAACAGTCGATGAAATTAAAGAAGAGATCAATAATCTTCTCTTATATAATATTGATATTGGCAAAAATGATATTAGCATTAGTGAAGTAAATGAAGAAGAATGGGCAACAGCTTGGAAAAAGTATTATCACCCAGTAAAAATTTCTGAAAAGTTTACTATAGTACCTACGTGGGAAGAGTACACATCTGTATCTAGTGATGAATTAATCATAGAGCTTGACCCTGGTATGGCTTTTGGAACTGGAACCCATCCAACAACCGTTATGTGTATTCAAGCATTAGAAAGAACAGTGAAAAAGGATGATAGTATCATTGATGTTGGTACTGGATCTGGCGTTTTGAGTATTGCTGCTGCTATGCTTGGTGCTGAAAAAGTAACTGCTCTTGACCTTGATGAGGTGGCTGTTAACTCTGCGCGGGAAAACATTGAATTGAATAAAGTTCATCATGTCGTCAGCGTGGCACAAAATAATTTGCTAGATGGCGTAAAAGATGAAGTAGATATAGTTGTTGCAAATATATTAGCAGAAGTAATCCTTAAGTTTACGGATGATGTTGCTTCTGTAGTTAAAAAATCCGGTTATTTTATCGCTTCTGGTATTATTCAACAGAAAAAGCAGGATGTTAAGGATGCAATGACCGAGGCCGGTTTTATCATTGAAGAAACGATTCAAATGGAAGATTGGGTAGCCATTATCGGAAGAAGACAATAG
- the dnaJ gene encoding molecular chaperone DnaJ produces MSKRDYYEVLGVSKSASKDEIKKAYRKLSKQYHPDINKEPGADEKFKEVKEAYEVLSDDQKKAHYDQFGHTDPNQGFGGGGFEGFGGFEDIFSTFFGGGGSRRRDPNAPRQGSDLQYTMTLSFEDAVFGKETEIEIPREETCETCNGTGAKSGTKPDTCGHCHGSGQINVEQNTPFGRIVNRRACHHCGGTGKQIKHKCSTCSGTGKVKKRRKISVKIPAGIDDGQQLRVTGQGEPGVNGGPSGDLYVVFHVRSHEFFERDGDDVYCEMPITFVQAALGDEVEVPTLYGKIKLKVPAGTQTGTKFRLKEKGIPNVRGYGKGDQHIIVRIVTPTKLSEKQKQLLHEFAEISGQAPQGEQEESFFNKVKRAFKGD; encoded by the coding sequence ATGAGTAAAAGGGATTACTATGAAGTCCTTGGTGTCAGTAAAAGTGCATCCAAGGATGAAATAAAAAAGGCTTATAGAAAGCTATCCAAACAGTATCACCCAGATATTAATAAAGAACCGGGTGCAGATGAAAAATTTAAAGAAGTAAAAGAAGCCTATGAAGTATTAAGCGACGATCAAAAAAAGGCTCATTACGACCAGTTTGGCCATACAGACCCTAATCAAGGGTTTGGCGGTGGTGGTTTTGAAGGTTTCGGCGGCTTCGAAGACATCTTCAGTACCTTCTTTGGAGGCGGTGGTTCACGTAGACGGGATCCAAATGCACCTAGACAAGGCTCTGATTTACAATACACAATGACCTTATCTTTTGAGGACGCAGTTTTTGGTAAAGAAACCGAAATTGAAATTCCGCGTGAAGAAACGTGTGAAACTTGTAATGGAACAGGTGCAAAATCTGGAACAAAACCTGATACGTGTGGCCATTGTCATGGTTCTGGTCAAATAAATGTTGAGCAAAACACGCCATTTGGAAGAATTGTTAATCGCAGAGCATGTCATCATTGCGGCGGAACAGGGAAGCAGATTAAACATAAATGTTCTACGTGCAGTGGTACTGGTAAAGTGAAGAAACGCCGAAAAATTTCGGTGAAAATTCCTGCAGGGATTGATGATGGACAACAGCTGCGTGTAACTGGGCAGGGAGAGCCAGGGGTAAATGGTGGTCCATCAGGAGATCTTTATGTCGTTTTCCATGTACGATCTCATGAATTTTTTGAGCGTGATGGAGATGATGTGTATTGTGAAATGCCAATTACATTCGTTCAAGCTGCTTTAGGGGATGAAGTTGAAGTCCCTACCCTTTATGGAAAGATAAAATTAAAGGTTCCAGCAGGTACACAAACTGGGACAAAATTCCGTTTAAAGGAAAAAGGCATCCCGAATGTAAGGGGATACGGAAAAGGTGATCAGCATATCATCGTCCGAATTGTTACTCCTACAAAGTTATCTGAAAAACAGAAGCAATTGCTTCATGAATTTGCAGAGATTAGTGGGCAAGCACCTCAAGGCGAACAAGAAGAAAGCTTTTTTAATAAAGTAAAACGTGCATTTAAAGGCGATTAA